A stretch of Caldanaerobius polysaccharolyticus DSM 13641 DNA encodes these proteins:
- a CDS encoding P1 family peptidase, protein MFNAITDVEGIKVGHASDYKAMTGCTVVLCERGAVGGVDVRGSAPGTRETDLLRPANLVQHVHGVLLAGGSAFGLNAAAGVMRYLEEKGIGFDTAYAKVPIVPAAVIYDLGIGDPKRRPDEAMGYRACVDASEGDVPQGTVGAGTGATIGKILGMKCADKGGVGTASISLGGITVGAIVVVNALGDVYDEGTIIAGARGERGFINTAEYLLKFGAVWDLKDISGELKGCNTTIGVVATDGALTKEQANKLASISHDGLAMAIKPVHTMSDGDTMFALSTGTKAPVSDKMFMSICAAAVEAVRRSVINAVKFA, encoded by the coding sequence ATGTTTAATGCCATAACCGATGTAGAAGGCATAAAAGTAGGCCACGCTTCTGACTACAAGGCCATGACGGGATGTACTGTGGTGCTGTGCGAGAGAGGTGCTGTAGGCGGCGTAGATGTCAGGGGATCAGCTCCTGGCACCAGGGAGACAGACCTTTTGCGGCCTGCCAACCTGGTGCAGCACGTCCACGGCGTTCTCCTGGCAGGGGGTAGCGCCTTTGGGCTAAATGCCGCAGCGGGAGTCATGCGGTATTTAGAGGAAAAAGGCATAGGCTTTGATACTGCTTACGCTAAAGTTCCCATAGTTCCAGCAGCGGTGATATACGATTTGGGCATAGGAGATCCCAAAAGGAGACCTGATGAAGCGATGGGGTACAGGGCGTGTGTCGATGCGTCAGAAGGGGACGTGCCTCAAGGCACTGTGGGAGCTGGCACAGGGGCTACAATAGGCAAGATACTAGGCATGAAATGTGCAGACAAAGGAGGTGTAGGGACTGCCTCCATATCCCTGGGAGGTATAACCGTGGGGGCTATTGTAGTGGTAAATGCCCTTGGGGATGTATACGATGAAGGTACTATAATCGCAGGGGCCAGGGGAGAGAGGGGCTTTATAAACACGGCAGAATACCTTTTAAAATTTGGGGCTGTATGGGATTTAAAAGACATATCCGGCGAACTGAAAGGGTGTAACACCACTATCGGTGTTGTGGCCACAGATGGAGCGCTTACAAAGGAACAGGCAAATAAACTGGCATCTATATCCCATGACGGCCTTGCCATGGCCATAAAACCTGTTCACACCATGAGCGATGGCGACACCATGTTTGCATTGTCTACAGGGACAAAAGCCCCTGTTTCAGATAAAATGTTTATGTCCATATGCGCGGCAGCGGTAGAGGCTGTCAGGCGATCGGTGATAAACGCTGTGAAATTTGCTTAG
- a CDS encoding biotin--[acetyl-CoA-carboxylase] ligase, protein MAQETNLLLRILKENKGAYVSGQQICDRMGVSRTAVWKHVNVLREMGYVIESATKKGYMLIKEPDILIYDEVEPYLKTKYIGRNYFYFNTVGSTNTQAKALPENTPEGAVVVAEEQTAGRGRTGRAWVSPKGQGIWMSLYLKPDITPQEAPRLTHVAALAVARAIKSAVGINAGIKWPNDIIMDGRKVCGILTELSAEIDAVNSVVVGIGINVNNERFPEGLKDVATSLLIERKKTMPNQNDGVVDRKALLAEVLNNFEKLYEGFLKGDFPDIIKDCKKLSVTIGRPVRVMEKGGGFDALAVDIDDRGALIVKKQDGSTEAVIAGEVSVRGVLGYV, encoded by the coding sequence ATGGCACAAGAGACAAACCTATTGCTCAGGATATTAAAAGAGAACAAAGGCGCTTACGTTTCGGGACAGCAGATCTGCGATAGGATGGGCGTATCCAGAACTGCCGTATGGAAACACGTCAACGTTCTGAGAGAGATGGGTTACGTCATAGAATCTGCTACAAAAAAGGGATACATGCTGATTAAAGAGCCTGATATACTCATTTACGATGAGGTAGAACCTTACCTTAAGACAAAGTACATAGGTAGAAATTACTTTTACTTTAACACAGTGGGGTCTACCAATACACAGGCAAAGGCTCTCCCGGAAAACACTCCTGAAGGCGCCGTTGTGGTGGCAGAAGAGCAAACGGCAGGTAGAGGCAGGACAGGCAGGGCATGGGTATCGCCGAAGGGTCAAGGTATCTGGATGTCGCTGTATTTAAAACCCGATATAACGCCTCAAGAAGCACCGCGCTTGACCCATGTAGCAGCGCTGGCTGTAGCTAGAGCTATAAAAAGCGCAGTGGGGATTAACGCTGGCATTAAGTGGCCTAACGACATAATAATGGACGGCAGAAAAGTTTGCGGTATATTGACAGAGTTAAGCGCGGAAATCGATGCTGTGAATTCCGTGGTGGTGGGGATAGGGATAAACGTGAATAATGAAAGATTTCCTGAGGGATTAAAGGATGTAGCTACATCCTTATTGATTGAGAGAAAAAAGACCATGCCAAACCAGAACGATGGCGTTGTGGACAGGAAGGCACTGCTGGCTGAGGTGTTGAACAATTTTGAAAAACTTTACGAGGGTTTTTTAAAAGGTGATTTTCCGGATATAATTAAGGACTGCAAAAAGCTATCTGTTACCATTGGCAGGCCGGTAAGGGTGATGGAAAAAGGCGGTGGGTTTGACGCTTTGGCGGTGGATATCGATGATAGGGGAGCACTTATTGTAAAGAAGCAGGATGGCAGCACTGAAGCGGTAATTGCCGGCGAGGTGTCGGTGAGAGGGGTGCTCGGGTATGTTTAA
- a CDS encoding ECF transporter S component, whose product MIKSNARALAKTKQLTTAGLLSALSIVLSMTPLGYIPLGIASATTMHIPAIIGGVLEGPYVGAAIGLIFGLTSFLRSTTPLFADPRVAIIPRIFIGVVAYVVYRWSKNTPLAAAAGTFTNTAGVLTMAVAFKYLTPQVAWGIALKNGIFEVIVAMLLTTTIVKAIKRMRNSG is encoded by the coding sequence GTGATCAAGAGCAATGCCAGGGCACTGGCAAAGACCAAGCAGCTGACCACGGCGGGTCTGTTGTCGGCATTGTCTATCGTGTTGAGCATGACGCCACTGGGATATATACCCTTGGGTATTGCGTCGGCTACCACGATGCACATTCCAGCTATCATAGGCGGTGTGCTGGAAGGACCGTATGTAGGTGCTGCTATAGGGTTGATCTTCGGACTTACCAGCTTTTTGAGGTCTACCACACCGCTGTTTGCAGATCCCAGGGTTGCTATTATTCCCAGGATCTTTATAGGAGTCGTGGCATATGTGGTATACAGGTGGTCTAAGAATACGCCTTTGGCAGCTGCGGCGGGAACCTTTACCAATACCGCAGGGGTGCTGACCATGGCGGTGGCTTTTAAGTACCTTACGCCGCAGGTGGCTTGGGGCATCGCCTTGAAAAACGGGATTTTTGAGGTAATAGTAGCCATGCTCCTGACGACAACTATAGTTAAAGCTATAAAGCGCATGAGAAACAGCGGTTGA
- a CDS encoding Nramp family divalent metal transporter translates to MWNFLKKTHKPRLMAFEFLRYIGPGFLVTVGFIDPGNWASNVSAGSYYGYELLWIITLSTVMLIILQHNAAHLGISTGYCLSEATAMYINPVVARVILASAMLAAVSTALAEIVGAGIALHMLFGLPVKVGAVMVVALVSWLLYSNSYKKIERLIIGFVSLIGISFVFELSLVHIDWNKAALSWVMPRVPSGALPIVMSLMGAVVMPHNMYLHSEVIQSRQWNLKDEETIRHQLKYEFMDTLFSMVAGWAINSAMILLAASTFFARGVKVTALDQAQETLRPLLGDMALVVFALALLLSGISSSVTAGMAGGSIFAGLYREPYNIYDRHTKVGVGITFALAAAVAFLIKNPFSGLIVSQLFLSVQLPLTVFTQIYLTSSQRVMGKYANSALDKILLWTVGSIVTYFNVMLLIDTLRSLFV, encoded by the coding sequence ATGTGGAATTTCCTCAAGAAAACCCATAAGCCGCGCCTTATGGCTTTTGAATTTTTAAGGTACATAGGTCCGGGCTTTCTGGTAACTGTTGGGTTTATAGACCCGGGGAATTGGGCATCTAACGTGTCGGCAGGCTCGTACTATGGTTATGAACTTTTATGGATTATAACCCTGTCTACTGTCATGCTGATTATACTGCAGCACAATGCAGCCCATCTGGGCATTTCCACGGGTTACTGCCTGTCTGAAGCTACTGCTATGTATATAAATCCCGTTGTCGCTAGAGTTATACTGGCATCTGCTATGCTGGCGGCGGTGTCCACTGCTCTGGCTGAAATCGTGGGAGCCGGGATAGCCCTGCACATGCTCTTTGGCTTACCGGTGAAAGTGGGGGCGGTAATGGTAGTGGCTTTGGTCAGCTGGCTTCTCTACTCAAACTCCTATAAAAAGATAGAGAGGCTTATCATAGGTTTTGTCTCCCTTATAGGGATCTCCTTTGTATTTGAATTAAGCCTTGTGCACATAGATTGGAATAAGGCGGCTTTAAGCTGGGTTATGCCCCGCGTGCCTTCAGGGGCTTTGCCCATTGTCATGAGCTTGATGGGGGCGGTGGTTATGCCTCACAACATGTACCTTCATTCAGAGGTGATCCAGAGCAGGCAGTGGAACCTTAAGGATGAAGAGACTATAAGGCATCAGCTTAAGTACGAATTTATGGACACGCTGTTTTCAATGGTAGCCGGCTGGGCCATAAACAGCGCCATGATACTTCTCGCCGCGTCCACTTTTTTCGCTAGAGGAGTTAAAGTAACAGCCCTTGACCAGGCTCAGGAGACCTTGAGGCCATTGCTGGGGGATATGGCTTTGGTCGTCTTCGCGTTGGCTCTCTTGTTATCAGGGATATCTTCCAGTGTTACGGCGGGCATGGCCGGAGGATCTATTTTTGCCGGCCTCTACCGAGAGCCTTATAATATATACGACAGGCATACAAAAGTAGGGGTGGGCATCACTTTTGCCCTGGCAGCGGCTGTCGCATTTTTAATAAAGAATCCCTTCAGCGGATTGATAGTGTCCCAGCTTTTTTTAAGCGTTCAGCTGCCGCTGACTGTTTTCACGCAGATTTATCTGACATCGTCGCAGAGGGTAATGGGTAAGTATGCTAACAGCGCGTTGGACAAAATTCTCCTGTGGACCGTGGGTTCGATAGTCACTTACTTTAACGTGATGTTGCTTATTGATACTTTAAGGTCGTTATTTGTTTAG
- a CDS encoding sodium ion-translocating decarboxylase subunit beta: MVQALVNLWSQSGFAALTWKHMIMIAIALVLIYLAIGKKYEPLLLLPISFGMLLANLPLSGLMEPPSYALGRDGIPVLKSVGGLLYYLYQGDFLGIFPPLIFLGVGAMTDFGPLIANPASIIMGAAAQLGVFITFNVASIFLGYTLKEAASIGIIGGADGPTAIYLSTKLAPNLLGPIAVAAYSYMALVPIIQPPIMRLLTTQKEREIMMEQLRPVSRTEKIVFPIVVTILVSLILPPAAPLIGMLMMGNLFRESGVVDRLSKTAQNELNNIIVIFLGTSVGATASAERFLNAKTLGIVVLGLVAFGVSTAGGVILGKIMNWLSRGKINPLIGSAGVSAVPMAARVSQVEAQKARPGNFVLMHAMGPNVAGVIGTAVAAGVFLSMLGS, translated from the coding sequence ATGGTACAAGCGTTAGTGAATCTGTGGAGTCAAAGCGGCTTTGCAGCCCTTACATGGAAGCATATGATTATGATAGCTATAGCGCTGGTGCTTATTTACCTGGCTATCGGGAAAAAATATGAGCCGCTTTTGCTCCTGCCTATATCATTCGGTATGTTGCTGGCCAATCTCCCGCTAAGTGGCCTGATGGAGCCTCCTTCTTATGCGCTCGGCAGGGATGGAATCCCTGTGCTAAAGAGCGTAGGCGGTCTGCTGTACTATCTGTATCAGGGGGACTTTCTGGGGATTTTTCCTCCGCTGATCTTTTTAGGAGTCGGCGCCATGACAGACTTTGGCCCCTTAATTGCCAATCCTGCCAGTATAATCATGGGTGCAGCAGCCCAGCTGGGTGTGTTTATAACCTTTAATGTGGCGTCGATTTTCCTCGGGTATACATTAAAAGAGGCGGCTTCTATAGGCATCATAGGCGGTGCTGACGGACCTACCGCTATATACCTGAGCACTAAACTTGCCCCTAATCTCCTTGGGCCTATAGCGGTTGCTGCTTACTCTTATATGGCTTTGGTACCGATTATACAGCCGCCTATTATGAGGCTTTTGACGACGCAAAAAGAGCGGGAGATCATGATGGAACAATTAAGACCCGTCTCCAGGACTGAAAAGATCGTGTTTCCCATTGTGGTGACAATACTGGTGTCCCTTATACTGCCTCCTGCAGCGCCTCTTATAGGCATGCTGATGATGGGCAATTTGTTTAGAGAATCAGGGGTTGTGGACAGGCTGTCAAAAACCGCTCAAAATGAGCTCAATAACATTATCGTCATATTTTTGGGCACGTCCGTAGGGGCTACAGCCAGTGCGGAGAGGTTTTTAAATGCCAAGACATTGGGTATTGTAGTTTTGGGATTGGTGGCTTTTGGGGTGTCTACAGCCGGTGGCGTGATCCTGGGCAAGATAATGAACTGGCTATCCAGGGGTAAGATCAACCCCCTTATAGGTTCGGCAGGGGTTTCGGCGGTTCCCATGGCGGCCAGGGTGTCTCAGGTGGAAGCCCAAAAGGCCAGACCTGGTAACTTCGTGCTGATGCACGCTATGGGGCCCAATGTGGCAGGGGTCATAGGGACGGCGGTGGCAGCAGGCGTATTTCTTTCAATGTTAGGCAGTTGA
- a CDS encoding biotin/lipoyl-containing protein: MKKFNVTVNGNTYEVIVEEVKSDKGEETITPKVEVPAGQVENPIAKSVSKSEQTPVQPKKEVPSGGFKVNAPMPGTILDVKVKEGQAVKKGDVVMILEAMKMENEIIAPQDGTVISIQVSKGASVNTGDVLLVLK; this comes from the coding sequence GTGAAAAAATTTAATGTCACTGTAAACGGCAATACGTACGAAGTCATAGTAGAGGAGGTTAAATCCGATAAGGGAGAAGAGACAATAACGCCAAAAGTGGAAGTGCCTGCTGGGCAGGTGGAAAATCCGATTGCAAAATCCGTATCTAAAAGTGAACAAACTCCTGTGCAACCTAAAAAAGAAGTACCCTCCGGCGGGTTTAAGGTCAATGCTCCTATGCCTGGAACCATATTGGATGTGAAGGTTAAAGAAGGGCAGGCCGTGAAAAAAGGCGATGTGGTAATGATCCTTGAGGCCATGAAGATGGAAAACGAGATAATAGCGCCCCAGGATGGCACCGTAATATCCATTCAGGTTTCAAAAGGAGCTTCTGTGAACACAGGTGATGTGCTCCTGGTGTTGAAGTAA
- a CDS encoding OadG family protein: MSFIQLLGENALITVLGMGIVFAVLIILCLVILLFKYAFVGNERHVEKPKVNDRQDEKDAKEQGNDMDEELIAVISAAIASYGKSDFKLKIRSLRKTGQAPTWAKAGRNDIINSRI, from the coding sequence GTGAGTTTTATTCAGCTATTAGGAGAAAATGCGCTTATAACCGTACTGGGCATGGGGATTGTATTTGCTGTGCTGATTATACTTTGCCTTGTCATACTGCTCTTTAAATACGCTTTTGTGGGCAATGAAAGGCATGTGGAGAAACCCAAGGTGAATGATAGGCAGGATGAAAAAGATGCTAAAGAGCAGGGTAATGATATGGATGAGGAGCTCATAGCTGTTATATCCGCTGCTATTGCCTCATATGGTAAAAGCGATTTTAAATTGAAAATAAGGTCTTTGAGAAAGACTGGACAGGCGCCAACGTGGGCCAAAGCTGGCAGAAATGACATTATCAATTCAAGAATATGA